The DNA window GCGCAGTATACATAATCCCCAAATGCCGCGCACGCACTTATTCGGAAATGCCCGGGGACGACGCCCGGCGGGCCGCGGCTCAGCTCTCGAATCGGCAGTAGAGCCGGTCCGGGAGCAGGCGCATCGCCCACGCCACGAGGCGCCAGCGCGGCGAGACGTAGGCGTGCCTCCTGCCCTTGCGTATCGCGGCGGCGATCCGGCGCGCCGCGGCGTCCACCGAGACGACCCAGAACGCTCCGCGCTGCCCCTCGAGCATCCCCGTCGAGACGTGGCCGGGGCGGATATCGGTGATCAGGACGCGCACCCCGTCCCGCCGGGCCCTGATCCGGTATCCGTGCATCAGGCTCGACACGAACGCCTTCGATGCGTTGTAGACCGGCGACCCGTGTCCGCCGCGGATCGCGGCCACGGACGAGATCCCGACGATCTGCCCTCCCCCGCGGGCCCTGAACAGGTCGTACGCGTGCCGGAAGAGGGCGGTGAAGCCGGCGATGTTGACCGCGATCGTCTCCGCCTCCTGCTCCGGGCTGGGGTCCTGGAAAAGGACCCCCGCGCTGATGACGACGAGGTCGACGCCTCCCATCTCCCGGATGAGCGCGTCGAACGCCTCCCGCGTCTCTTCCGGGCGGCGGACGTCCAGCCGGGCGACGCAGCTCGCCCCGGGAAGCTCGCGCTGGAGTGCATGCAGCAGCCCGATCCGGCGGGAGGCGAGCCCCACGAGGTACCCCTCGCCCGAGAGGATCTTCGCGAGTTCCCTGCCGATACCCGCGCTCGCGCCGACGACGATCGCCCGTTTCACGTTCCATCCCTCGGGCCGGACAGAAGCCTGGTCGGGCGGGGGAGCGAAACCTCACCCCCTGACCGGCCCATTGCCCGGCGGGAGATCAGTATAGCGCACGAGGCGGCGCCCCGGCACCCAAAACGGTTTCTCCGCTTCGCCGGTTGTGGTATCGTGTGCCCCGACGCGGCGATCAGGAGGGGGATGGGCATGGAAGAACGGGCGGAGAATTCCGCGGAGAACAGGGCGCTCGCGCGCGCGCGGGCGGCGCTCGGCGACGCCAAACGCGTCATGGACGCGGGCGCCATGAAGGCGACGCAGGTCCCGCCGGCGCGGGCGGCGGGGCGGGCCCGGGTTCATCGCGCGCAAGCGGCCGCGGCGGCCCTGACCGCCGCCGCATCGGTGTTCCTGATCGCCGCCGCCGGCTACCACCGTTTCCGCGTGTCGCGGATGGAACAGGACATCCATGAACTTTCAGCGATGGTCGAGGCGGCGCGGGAGCAGCAGAAGGAGGCGGAGCGGATCCACCTGCGCAGGGTCGAGGAGCTGACACGCGAGCTCGACGCGATGCGGCAGCCCGCCGGCCCGCCGCCGCGCCGGAGGTTCCTCTGGATATTCTGAGCGACCGGGGGGCACCGGGCCTCGCCTTGAAAGGACGGGGCGGGTGAAGGTCAGGATCGTCCGAAGCCGCAGGCGCACGCGGACCGTGAGCGCGCGCCTCGTCCGGGACACGCTTCTGGTTCGGGCGCCCGAGAACCTCCCGGCGGAGCGGGTCGAGGCGTTCGTCACCCGCTTCAAGGAGCGGATCCGGCGCCGCCGCCTGGCAGAGGAGATGAACCGGGACGACGCGCTTGATGCGCGGGCGCGTCTCCTCGCGGCGCGGTATCTCCCCCCCGCCTTGCCCCCGTTTGCGGCGGAATACAGCCCCGCCCAGGAGAGCATCTTCGGCTGCTGCGACCGCCGGGCGGGGCGGATCCGCGTTTCGTACCGGGTGCGGATGATGCCCCGCTGGGTCAGGGACTACGTCATCATCCACGAACTCGCGCACCTCCTCGTGCCCGGCCAT is part of the Chlamydiota bacterium genome and encodes:
- a CDS encoding SDR family NAD(P)-dependent oxidoreductase, whose amino-acid sequence is MKRAIVVGASAGIGRELAKILSGEGYLVGLASRRIGLLHALQRELPGASCVARLDVRRPEETREAFDALIREMGGVDLVVISAGVLFQDPSPEQEAETIAVNIAGFTALFRHAYDLFRARGGGQIVGISSVAAIRGGHGSPVYNASKAFVSSLMHGYRIRARRDGVRVLITDIRPGHVSTGMLEGQRGAFWVVSVDAAARRIAAAIRKGRRHAYVSPRWRLVAWAMRLLPDRLYCRFES
- a CDS encoding M48 family metallopeptidase; the protein is MNRDDALDARARLLAARYLPPALPPFAAEYSPAQESIFGCCDRRAGRIRVSYRVRMMPRWVRDYVIIHELAHLLVPGHGRPFRDLVSRYPLAERARGFLIGAGMRRETPGPASCARGGPVPGERIRGGEARPDRVAAGGAAPREAR